One segment of Panicum virgatum strain AP13 chromosome 3K, P.virgatum_v5, whole genome shotgun sequence DNA contains the following:
- the LOC120699136 gene encoding uncharacterized protein LOC120699136, with protein MAYRRKPQPQPPPSFEHHHPPSVGPASPDSLAAQAMRASAAHRDASSIASAYSSASAAARRSHHEPSVSTPSPDSSGYEYTSMKSLNEAKYGFWGALARKAKSLLDEDGSPGQHESPTGQQSPRDDASVGVQHPRSQQLPGETWKSETPPSQKRSEAITSSLNYIGGTIKNALEEGRAVVENKTADIIQETRKLNIRRKGAVSNTQGEAGHKLTHKYLPQNPLDHETQLKASRDVANAMAAKAKLLLRELKTVKADLAFAKERCAQLEEENKMLRESYDKGDNPEDDDLIRLQLETLLAEKARLAHENSVYARENRFLREIVEYHQLTMQDVIYVDEGIEEVTEVYPTQVLPRTGSSVGRAAAPTTPKPGAASTSIIVPESCSVVPASPKSLSRTSSLSN; from the exons ATGGCCTACCGACGGAAGCCCCAGCCCcagccgccgccctccttcGAGCACCACCACCCACCGTCCGTGGGCCCCGCCTCCCCGGACTCCCTCGCCGCGCAGGCCATGCGCGCCTCTGCCGCGCACCGGGACGCCTCCTCCATCGCCTCCGCCTActcctcggcctcggcggccgCCCGCCGGAGCCACCACGAGCCCTCCGTCTCCACCCCGTCCCCG GACTCTTCGGGTTACGAATACACTTCCATGAAGAGCTTGAACGAGGCCAAGTACGGATTCTGGGGTGCCCTCGCACGGAAGGCAAAGTCGCTTCTTGATGAGGATGGCTCCCCAGGGCAGCATGAATCGCCAACAGGGCAGCAGTCACCGAGAGATGATGCGTCAGTAGGTGTCCAG CATCCACGCTCACAGCAATTGCCAGGAGAGACATGGAAATCTGAGACACCTCCATCCCAGAAGAGATCTGAGGCCATAACTTCCTCCCTTAACTATATTGGAGGCACAATAAAAAACGCCCTTGAA GAAGGTCGGGCCGTTGTAGAGAATAAAACAGCCGACATTATTCAGGAGACGCGCAAACTGAacataagaagaaaaggagccGTTTCAAATACACAAGGAGAAGCTGGTCACAAACTTACTCACAAATATCTTCCTCAAAATCCTCTTGACCATGAAACTCAGTTGAAGGCATCTCGCGAT GTTGCAAATGCCATGGCTGCAAAAGCAAAATTGCTATTGCGCGAGCTGAAAACTGTGAAGGCAGATTTAGCGTTCGCGAAAGAACGTTGTGCTCAGCTTGAAGAAGAGAACAAAATGTTGCGAGAAAGTTATGACAAGGGTGATAATCCAGAAGATGATGATCTG ATCCGTCTCCAGTTAGAGACACTTTTAGCAGAAAAGGCACGGCTAGCACATGAGAATTCTGTATATGCTCGAGAAAACCGATTCCTGCGAGAAATTGTCGAGTACCACCAACTGACTATGCAGGATGTCATATATGTAGACGAAGGCATTGAAGAGGTCACCGAAGTGTACCCTACACAAGTATTACCCCGTACTGGATCAAGCGTTGGTCGTGCAGCTGCTCCAACTACACCTAAACCTGGAGCAGCATCAACATCCATCATTGTACCGGAATCTTGCTCTGTTGTACCAGCTTCTCCAAAGTCCCTGTCGCGGACTTCCTCTCTGAGCAATTGA
- the LOC120701447 gene encoding translation initiation factor IF-2-like, producing MGMEAKCGGLAVAAGATVRRPLQQRDTNVAASTVVVAKAAPKPKAKPPKAVTRLAASPSPLLPPPPPAAVVAKPQVKAECGAAAVAEVSLAEELERARERRGRLREARERTEREMDCRAEALDREAAEWERRAGEQRRLVAELTRLVGMPEVYTPVESLRSREERKRRGAIGPSVSRGSTSTASTLPADVGAESCSDQESEATGVTNERVKTTEITA from the exons ATGGGGATGGAAGCGAAATGTGGTGGCCTGGCCGTCGCTGCCGGCGCCACGGTCCGGcggccgctgcagcagcgggaCACCAACGTGGCCGCGTCCACGGTGGTGGTCGCCAAGGCCGCGCCGAAGCCCAAGGCGAAGCCGCCGAAGGCCGTGACGAGGCTGGCTGCTTCGCCTTCACCGctcctaccgccgccgccgccggcggcggtggtggcgaagCCGCAGGTGAAGGCTGAGTgtggcgcggcggccgtggcggaggTGTCGCTCGCGGAGGAGCTCGAGAGGGCTCGCGAGCGGCGGGGCCGGCTGCGGGAGGCGAGGGAGCGGACGGAGCGGGAGATGGATTGTCGAGCGGAGGCGCTGGACCGGGAGGCAGCGGAGTGGGAGCGCCGCGCGGGCGAGCAGCGGAGGCTCGTCGCCGAGCTCACGCGCCTCGTTGGGATGCCCGAG GTCTATACTCCTGTGGAATCGCTGAGATCCAGGGAGGAGAGGAAGCGAAGAGGGGCGATTGGTCCTTCGGTTTCAAGG GGTTCCACCTCGACAGCATCAACATTGCCGGCTGATGTTGGAGCAGAATCCTGTAGCGATCAGGAATCTGAGGCAACTGGAGTGACAAATGAGAGGGTGAAAACAACTGAGATCACAGCATGA